GGCTCTCAAAATGCTTGAGAGCCGTTTTTATTATTCTACATCCGTATGACGTGTTGAGTTTGCAACGTCGCCCTGTGTAACTTGTGCTTCTTCTTCAGCAATTCCATCGATTATTGCTTCATACTCATTTCCAAGTGGTTCTTCACCCTCAGAGGAGACCGTACCATCATCCAAAATCGGTGCTTGTTTTGCCGTTTTTGCTTTTACTTTTTCTACAATTGTTGTAGATTGTTCCTTAAGTTGTGATGATAGTTGTACAGTTTTTTCTTTCGCTGTTCCTGATAGCTCAATCCCTTTATCCTTAAGTGTTACCGCTTGAATGGCTACATCATTACGCAATTCGCTACCTGCTTTTGGTGCAAGTAATAAGGCCGTTGCTGCTCCGACAATACCACCGACTAATGCACCAATAATAAAATCTTTTCCGTGAATTTTATCATCCCCATAAATGGCGTCATTAATTTGCGTAAAATCTTGAGTTGCGTTGTAATTTACTGGTTGTTCTACCTTCATAACAAATCTCCCCCTTATGTCATAAAATTAATAATTATTTACGTTTAAAAAATCCAAATTTTTGCTTTGGTTCCATCGCTGGAGGTGTTTCATTTGTTTTTGTACTTGTATAGACAATGTCATCTTGGTTAATCGGCTTGCGTTGACGCCATTGGTCAGCAATTCCCATCGCAACATTGCTCCACTGAACAACTTGTGCAATTTTTTCTTCGTTTTTGTGAACCTCTGTAGAAATCGAAGAAGTAACTTTTTGTATTGAGGTGTTTAAACTATTGACTGAATCACCAACACCTTTTACTGCATGAATAACAGAGTTTAATTTCTCTGATTTATCCGAAATATCATCTGCTAGAGCATTAGTTTTTGTTAGTAGGCTCGTTGTTTCACGTGTGATGCCTTCTAGTTGCCCTTCAATTCCTGCTACTGTTCCCGCGATTGAATTTAATGTATTCTTTAATGAAAACAGCGTCATACCAATACTTATACATAAGACTAAAAAGCCGATTGCTGCCACAAGTGCTGCAATATAAAGCACTACTTCCATCCAATATGACCTCCTCTATCTAATTCAATTTAAACATTCAACAAAAAATAAGACAATCCCTTTTCTATAAATAGAATGACAATTTTGTCCACATTTACATATTCCCCATTCAAACTTGGAATAAAACACAAATTTTTGATATATGTATGAAAAACAGCTTAGCCAGTCGTGCCGGTAAGCTGTTTGATTGTTTACTATTTTAAAATGGCTTCGAATGCTTCTTGATATTTATGCACGTCGCCTGCACCCATAAATAGGAATACAGCATTGTCGTATTTTTTCAAGTGATCGATTGTTTCTAATGTTAATACTTCACAACCTTCAATTAAGTTTGCTAAATCTTGAATTGATAGCTCGCCTTGCTTTTCACGGGCTGATCCGAAAATATCGCATAAATATGTCGCATCTGCTGGGCTCAAGCTATCCGCAAAATCTTGTAAAAATGCCTTTGTACGCGAGAATGTATGTGGTTGGAAAATAGCCACTACTTCACGCTCTGGATATTTTTGACGTGCTGATTGTAATGTTGCTGCAATTTCTGTTGGGTGATGTGCATAATCATCCACTAAAACCGCATTTCCAATTTTTGTTTCTGTGAAGCGGCGTTTAACACCACCATAAGTCAATAAACGTTCCTGCACTAAATTTGCTGGTATACCTTCATAATGGCATAACGAAATTACTGCAAGTGAGTTTAGTACTGTATGGTCACCAAATAACGGGATAAAGAATTTACTATAAAATTCATTGCGCACATACACATCAAATTCAGTACCTTCTGTAGTTTTCACGATGTTGCGTGCTGCAAAATCATTTTCTTGACCGAAGCCATAGTAAACAACTGGTACATTCGCTTGAATTTTTTGTAGTTGCTCATCATCCCCACAAGCGATAATTGCTTTATTTACTTGGAGCGCTAACGATTGGAATGCACTATATACATCCTCAATATCGCTAAAGTAATCTGGGTGATCGAAGTCGATATTCGTCATCACAGCATAATCTGGGTGATATGCTAAAAAGTGACGACGGTATTCACATGCCTCCATAACGAAATACGCAGCATCTTCTTTCCCTGCTCCTGTGCCATCTCCAATTAAAAATGAAGTCGGCATAAATCCACCAATAACATGACTCATTAAGCCTGTTGTTGATGTTTTACCATGTGCACCAGTAATTGCAATAGATGTGTAACGGTTAATATAGTCGCCTAAAAACTTATGATAACGGATTACTTCTACGCCTAATTCACGTGCACGTACTAATTCAGGATGCTCGTCAGGAAATGCGTTCCCCGCGATTACTGTTAATCCTT
This portion of the Solibacillus daqui genome encodes:
- the murC gene encoding UDP-N-acetylmuramate--L-alanine ligase — its product is MTRYHFTGIKGSGMSPLAQILFDAGEYVQGSDVDTYYFTEQPLRDRGIEILTFDENNITEGLTVIAGNAFPDEHPELVRARELGVEVIRYHKFLGDYINRYTSIAITGAHGKTSTTGLMSHVIGGFMPTSFLIGDGTGAGKEDAAYFVMEACEYRRHFLAYHPDYAVMTNIDFDHPDYFSDIEDVYSAFQSLALQVNKAIIACGDDEQLQKIQANVPVVYYGFGQENDFAARNIVKTTEGTEFDVYVRNEFYSKFFIPLFGDHTVLNSLAVISLCHYEGIPANLVQERLLTYGGVKRRFTETKIGNAVLVDDYAHHPTEIAATLQSARQKYPEREVVAIFQPHTFSRTKAFLQDFADSLSPADATYLCDIFGSAREKQGELSIQDLANLIEGCEVLTLETIDHLKKYDNAVFLFMGAGDVHKYQEAFEAILK
- a CDS encoding YtxH domain-containing protein produces the protein MKVEQPVNYNATQDFTQINDAIYGDDKIHGKDFIIGALVGGIVGAATALLLAPKAGSELRNDVAIQAVTLKDKGIELSGTAKEKTVQLSSQLKEQSTTIVEKVKAKTAKQAPILDDGTVSSEGEEPLGNEYEAIIDGIAEEEAQVTQGDVANSTRHTDVE
- a CDS encoding DUF948 domain-containing protein gives rise to the protein MEVVLYIAALVAAIGFLVLCISIGMTLFSLKNTLNSIAGTVAGIEGQLEGITRETTSLLTKTNALADDISDKSEKLNSVIHAVKGVGDSVNSLNTSIQKVTSSISTEVHKNEEKIAQVVQWSNVAMGIADQWRQRKPINQDDIVYTSTKTNETPPAMEPKQKFGFFKRK